The following nucleotide sequence is from Aestuariirhabdus haliotis.
AAATATCGTTGAAATTGGTACGGGATCCGCTGATAAGGACGCGTCCAGAGTTGTTTTTCTTCTTGATTATCTCGCAATAGAAATGCACGGAGTTAATCCCGAAGGTGGCTTTGATGGGGTGGATGTTCCGGAAAATGATTATCCGGTCATTCGCAAAGCAGCTGAAGAGAGATTTCCAAGTTGGGGTTATTACAACACTCCAAAAGATGTGACAGAAAATGTCGCTGAGTCTGAGCTGCTTACAGGTGATGCCATTGATGACATAACAGACATAGTTAATGACCTTAAAATGGTGTTATGGTCTTACAAAAACGAAAATGAAATTAATGCACTTTGGCATCTGCGAGATAGCTACAATGGTCATTGGCGCTGGCATATGCGCAACTTACAGGTTTATTTGCATTGTCTAGAAAATGAGATATA
It contains:
- a CDS encoding DUF5063 domain-containing protein; the encoded protein is MNIWSAIEELINIVEIGTGSADKDASRVVFLLDYLAIEMHGVNPEGGFDGVDVPENDYPVIRKAAEERFPSWGYYNTPKDVTENVAESELLTGDAIDDITDIVNDLKMVLWSYKNENEINALWHLRDSYNGHWRWHMRNLQVYLHCLENEI